In one Candidatus Nomurabacteria bacterium genomic region, the following are encoded:
- the rpmH gene encoding 50S ribosomal protein L34 codes for MATKRTYQPRTRRRARVHGFLARMKTKDGVAVLGRRRAKGRKTIAIKTTQVVRSRR; via the coding sequence ATGGCTACAAAAAGAACTTATCAGCCGCGCACCAGACGCCGCGCCCGCGTACATGGCTTCCTTGCACGCATGAAGACCAAGGACGGAGTAGCGGTTTTAGGCCGCCGCCGCGCCAAGGGTCGTAAGACGATTGCAATTAAAACAACGCAAGTTGTTCGCTCACGTCGCTAA